Genomic segment of Candidatus Bipolaricaulota bacterium:
CCACAATCGTTTTGCGCCGTATCCATAATCGAAATTCCTCGAAAGACAAAAAATTTTCTGAAAAGCGCTATTATCTAAAATTATTGTATCATCATCAACAAAAACAAGCAGATTGCTACTTGCCCTCTCAGCGCCGATATTCCTTGCTTTACCATAACCATATGATTGCTTGTTATTTATAAGCGAAAAGGCTATGGGCGTTGGCCTTCTTTTGTTCAATTCACGAACCGTGTCTCGTATTAATGGGATGTTATTTTTTTTATGGTGACTATTTTCAATTAAAATTACCTCAAAATATTTAAATTTTTGTGCAAAAATTGCAGTCAAACAATGAAGGATACAATTTCCTTTCGCTTTCCCTGGGTCACAGGAAAGGATAATACAAGAAAGTTTAATTATTTTTTTTCCCATACAGATCATAACAAGCACTTTCAATACAATCCACGTAAACTCATATAATAAAGAATAGCGAACTTTCATGAACTAATAGTGAAACTTTAGCACTCTCCCTTTTCTCAGCAAAAAGCATAGCTTAAATAGATTCGCTACTTTTAACTGACGAATTGTTTTTTTAGAACAAGTAACTAAGTCGATGTGTATGTAAGAATTTTCGGGCCAGACATGTACAGCAATATGGCTTTCCTCTAATATAAAAACGATTGAACTGCCTTGAGGATGAAATCCATGAACTGTTTTTTTTACAATATGCAAACCTAATAGAGAAACAAACATCTCTATTCTGGACATAAGTTCTCTTTTTTTAAAAATATTGGGATCATCGCCAAAACCTTCTAGCACCATATGACAAGTAATGTGTGTATGCTCGCCCCATTGTTTTTCCCAATTATCTACTGGACTAAAATTATATATTTGGATTGTCTTATTTGGACATGATATAGATTAAACAATTATCCATGATGATAACACTTCTCCCATATATCCCTCACACACTGAAACTGAAACAGTTTTAAAATTAAAATCAGCAGCGATCTTTTTCTTTATAAATATTGCTATATTCTCCGCCGTTGTAGGCTCGTTCCAGCCATGCTCGTTAAAAACATCATTAACGTGTCTGTGATCAAAAATTCCTATAATGTCTTTGATTTTTTTAAAATCTGCAATCATGCCATTCTTTAATTCGCCCGATTCAATTTCTACTTTCACAAGATAAGTATGCCCATGCAGTCGCGCACAATCCTTTGAAATCAAATTACTGCTGTCGGGCAGTGTGTGAGAAGCATGGAAAAAATCTGATACTACAAGCTTCATAAAAAATATAACTAATTTAAAAAAATTATTTTCTAAATTTTACTTATAAACCCTTTACAATCATCATTTTCCGATCGCCCAGCCTCATTTTTCTTGACTTTTCCGCGTCAGGCGTTTCCGTCTCTTCATAAGGCCGGAAAACAATGCCGTTTTCCGAATACAAATCATGAACGGCCGAGAGCAAATTATCGTATTTATATTTGAATTTCAATCCTTTTCTGGTGCCCGGATCATTGGTGATAAATTCGTTTCTGTCATATCCGCGAACGACCAACATGTGAAACAGCGGGCCCGGAGCGGTAAAATTGGGATTATCCAAGTCGCGGCCCGAAGCCGGCAAAATGATCAAATGTCCCTTGACCAATTCTTCCTTTATTCTTTGTTCCGAAACATCGCTTGATATTTCAACATCCAATTTAAAATATTCCTTGGCCATTCGAGCCACCTCAGCCACGTTGGTGTCGGTGTACAAGCCGAGATTGGTCGTTTCCCAAGCCACCAATTTTTTCAATTCCTCATCCATAATGGCGGCGTCCAGCGGCTGTTTGGCGAAATATTTGTATGCCGTGATCAAGCTGGCTTCTTCGCACGCTTCCTGATACGGCAATTCCCAATTGCCAAAAGGCGCTTGCGACGCGAACGCCACGTCCAAATCAAAAGTGGCGGGCAATGAAACCTCTTGCTCAGCCGGGGCATGCTCAAGCGTCGCGGGAGATTCTACCGTTGTTTCTGGCGTCGCTTCGGTTGTTAATGCCTCGTTTTCAAGATTG
This window contains:
- a CDS encoding C39 family peptidase is translated as MNKLTKIAFFPFLLIILSGCGRISLLANNLENEALTTEATPETTVESPATLEHAPAEQEVSLPATFDLDVAFASQAPFGNWELPYQEACEEASLITAYKYFAKQPLDAAIMDEELKKLVAWETTNLGLYTDTNVAEVARMAKEYFKLDVEISSDVSEQRIKEELVKGHLIILPASGRDLDNPNFTAPGPLFHMLVVRGYDRNEFITNDPGTRKGLKFKYKYDNLLSAVHDLYSENGIVFRPYEETETPDAEKSRKMRLGDRKMMIVKGL
- a CDS encoding S-adenosylmethionine decarboxylase, producing the protein MVLEGFGDDPNIFKKRELMSRIEMFVSLLGLHIVKKTVHGFHPQGSSIVFILEESHIAVHVWPENSYIHIDLVTCSKKTIRQLKVANLFKLCFLLRKGRVLKFHY
- a CDS encoding 6-carboxytetrahydropterin synthase; its protein translation is MKLVVSDFFHASHTLPDSSNLISKDCARLHGHTYLVKVEIESGELKNGMIADFKKIKDIIGIFDHRHVNDVFNEHGWNEPTTAENIAIFIKKKIAADFNFKTVSVSVCEGYMGEVLSSWIIV